One region of Vibrio pelagius genomic DNA includes:
- a CDS encoding DUF2489 domain-containing protein, translating to MNVTLLAIAGGIIVLGLGCYAGYLLLQVKKQTELQKQHKALAIEKRNANIFDNVNTLCLAGIQGQCDLSEISIRVYNIMDFVQGDERVDFDTEYPATSELYHVVKDMARGEERQNLPKRERMKQNLTRQKAESRLNESIIEELKQLQKRVKPLNNQINIQMI from the coding sequence ATGAATGTAACCTTATTAGCAATTGCTGGCGGAATTATCGTTCTCGGCTTGGGCTGTTACGCAGGTTACCTTCTACTTCAAGTGAAGAAGCAGACGGAGTTGCAAAAGCAGCATAAAGCGCTAGCCATCGAGAAACGTAACGCGAACATCTTCGACAACGTGAACACCCTATGTCTTGCGGGCATTCAAGGTCAGTGCGATCTGTCGGAGATCAGTATTCGCGTGTACAACATCATGGACTTTGTTCAGGGTGATGAACGTGTTGATTTCGACACTGAATACCCTGCAACCTCTGAGTTGTATCATGTGGTGAAAGACATGGCGCGTGGTGAAGAGCGACAAAATCTTCCGAAACGAGAGCGCATGAAGCAGAACCTGACTCGACAAAAAGCCGAGTCACGCTTGAACGAATCCATCATTGAAGAGTTGAAACAGTTACAGAAGAGAGTAAAACCGCTCAATAACCAAATCAACATTCAGATGATCTAA
- the yihI gene encoding Der GTPase-activating protein YihI, protein MSRSKKSRKPGAYGAPEVIVTRNRSESDVEGRERKRLKKRKGLKSGSRHSDGGEAKQRKAAQNRDPRLGSKKKIPLVIEPAKKPTKQERKLSFEQELEMLENDAQLNTLLDRLEAGENLGAGLQKLVDEKLDRIEFLMDRLGLLEPEEEEVFDDLPESVSKKASSDEDLLSQFEDIDLDNFKG, encoded by the coding sequence ATGAGCCGTAGCAAAAAATCAAGAAAGCCAGGAGCTTACGGTGCTCCTGAAGTTATCGTAACTCGCAACCGTAGCGAATCGGATGTTGAGGGACGTGAGCGTAAGCGCCTGAAGAAACGTAAAGGTTTAAAATCAGGTAGTCGTCACTCAGACGGTGGCGAAGCGAAACAGCGTAAAGCTGCACAAAACCGCGACCCACGTTTAGGCAGCAAGAAAAAGATTCCATTGGTGATCGAACCGGCTAAGAAGCCGACCAAACAAGAGCGTAAGTTGTCGTTTGAACAAGAGCTAGAGATGCTTGAGAACGATGCACAACTGAACACCTTGCTTGACCGTCTAGAAGCGGGCGAAAACTTGGGTGCAGGTCTACAGAAACTAGTAGACGAAAAGCTGGATCGTATTGAGTTCCTAATGGATCGCCTAGGCCTACTTGAACCAGAAGAGGAAGAAGTGTTTGATGACCTTCCTGAGTCTGTATCTAAGAAAGCCTCTTCAGATGAAGACCTACTGTCGCAGTTTGAAGACATCGATCTCGATAACTTTAAAGGCTAA